The Acidobacteriota bacterium genome includes a window with the following:
- a CDS encoding DUF1987 domain-containing protein: MENLIVDKTKVTPQVSFDATTGVMEIAGESYPENSMQFYQPVFKWLQEYFSSEPGAATFNFKLEYFNTSSSKCILNILEILEDAHGEGHTIELNWYYREDDDDMLESGQEFCEDMTLPFQFISY; this comes from the coding sequence ATGGAAAACCTAATCGTAGATAAAACCAAAGTCACACCCCAGGTGTCATTTGATGCAACGACCGGCGTGATGGAAATTGCGGGTGAGTCGTATCCTGAAAACTCGATGCAATTTTACCAGCCGGTTTTTAAATGGCTGCAGGAGTATTTCAGTTCGGAACCAGGGGCGGCGACCTTTAATTTTAAGCTCGAATATTTCAACACCAGTTCGTCAAAGTGCATCCTCAACATCCTTGAGATTCTGGAAGATGCACACGGAGAAGGCCATACCATCGAGTTGAACTGGTATTACCGCGAAGACGATGACGATATGCTGGAAAGTGGTCAAGAGTTTTGTGAGGACATGACCCTCCCCTTTCAATTTATCTCCTATTAA
- a CDS encoding protein kinase — MEKEVGRESERSSNINEVFADELDVVQQAETVLKQESLDPKGLVDEYKFLVKKYRGLLKQAMKITKIGDSTQSKLIRTQKELDRQNEELGSKNRALQEKNEALIRAHEALLQAKQRQESIFSALTEALPGTVLDNKYRLEKKIGTGGYGAVFEATHLGLSRPLAVKVLQPRSGLITPNDLERFRREGISACRITHPNAVAVSDFGISTSGIAYLAMELLQGHTLSDELKEFGRLSPHRSVEILIPVCQALAEAHSAGLVHRDIKPDNIFLHKTPTEEVVKVLDFGLAKLMGEEHRADLSDITQGVIVGTPLYMPPERLSNLPYDGRADIYSLGVLWFEMLTGRVPFIIRKGNLGALVTAHMLQPPPPLRSIVPEISEVLETLVLRTLKKVPNERPTAKELAEAMTLFL, encoded by the coding sequence ATGGAAAAGGAAGTTGGGCGTGAATCCGAACGGAGCAGCAATATCAACGAAGTTTTCGCCGATGAACTGGATGTCGTTCAACAGGCGGAAACGGTGCTGAAACAGGAGTCGCTCGACCCGAAAGGTCTGGTTGATGAATACAAATTTTTGGTGAAAAAGTATCGCGGCTTACTCAAGCAAGCCATGAAAATCACCAAAATCGGAGATTCAACCCAGAGCAAGTTGATCCGAACCCAGAAGGAACTCGACCGCCAGAACGAAGAACTGGGCAGCAAAAATCGAGCCCTGCAGGAAAAGAACGAGGCGCTGATTCGGGCCCACGAGGCGCTGCTGCAAGCCAAGCAACGCCAGGAAAGCATTTTCTCGGCGCTGACTGAAGCGTTGCCGGGAACGGTGCTGGATAACAAGTACCGGCTGGAAAAGAAGATCGGCACGGGGGGCTATGGTGCGGTGTTTGAAGCCACCCACCTGGGCCTGAGCCGCCCGCTGGCCGTCAAAGTCCTGCAGCCGCGTTCGGGGCTGATAACGCCGAATGATTTAGAGCGTTTCCGGCGGGAAGGCATTTCCGCCTGTCGAATTACCCATCCGAATGCGGTGGCGGTGTCTGATTTTGGGATTTCAACCAGCGGGATTGCCTACCTGGCAATGGAATTGCTCCAGGGGCATACGCTGTCTGACGAATTGAAAGAATTTGGCCGGCTCTCTCCTCATCGGTCAGTTGAGATTTTGATTCCGGTCTGCCAGGCCCTGGCCGAAGCCCACTCCGCCGGTCTGGTTCATCGCGACATCAAACCCGACAATATCTTTCTCCACAAAACACCCACCGAAGAAGTGGTCAAAGTACTGGATTTTGGGCTAGCCAAGCTGATGGGAGAAGAGCATCGGGCTGACCTTTCTGACATCACCCAGGGGGTGATTGTCGGCACCCCGCTCTATATGCCGCCCGAACGACTCAGCAATCTGCCGTATGATGGCCGGGCTGACATTTATAGTCTCGGGGTGTTGTGGTTTGAAATGCTGACTGGGCGCGTCCCGTTCATTATTCGGAAAGGAAACCTTGGGGCGCTGGTCACGGCGCACATGCTGCAGCCTCCTCCCCCGTTGCGGTCAATTGTCCCGGAGATTTCTGAAGTACTGGAAACATTGGTCTTGCGGACCCTCAAGAAAGTTCCGAACGAACGACCCACCGCCAAAGAGCTGGCTGAGGCCATGACGTTGTTTTTGTAG
- a CDS encoding FHA domain-containing protein has protein sequence MPTTSNPPAYLMYSTKGNPKGQVPITGDSFLIGRSDGSDLQILDPQVSRRHILIQRQADGKFVLRDEGSKSGTFVNKQRVVEHTLHNGDEIILGDSTIAVIRFHSVEAAPINPLANTIPIQQVRSAGMPAAISLSGTLPLETKTTHKPAEASPSVEMRINDRQTRFLNLELLREQLKRPEGTKVDQIVQRLSKLYEITHTLLPAKSVQELVDKWLEAIFTCLPCERGAILLHNSETGEFEQVVARDRETGKCGQIHTSFTIIEQTFRENVAVLCRDATSDERFASQKSIVIQNLRSVLCAPISSNLRVWGVCYLYNTKAIAQFNGEDLEFLMATAREAGLVFENLQLVGHLEALVAERTAEIVRQAEEIQHKNNHIMDSIRYAERIQQAILPHDQRVSQLFPEHFILFRPKDIVSGDFYWVNKIDGVVIAAVADCTGHGVPGALMSMIGNTLLNQIVNEKRILDPALILEHLHNGIREALRQEHAESESQDGMDLCLCRIEPGRVVFAGSRRPLYVVPRQPDQPELIEIKGDRKSIGGMQKEDKRVFTNHEFRVTEPVMLYLSSDGFADQPSEQGQKFSTKRFREFLTRLARYAADRQYEMIVAELEAHQGNEVQRDDLTVVGICVG, from the coding sequence ATGCCAACCACCAGTAACCCACCTGCATACTTGATGTATTCAACCAAAGGTAACCCGAAGGGGCAGGTGCCGATTACGGGCGATTCGTTTCTGATTGGCCGATCTGACGGAAGCGACCTTCAAATCCTGGATCCACAGGTATCTCGGCGGCACATTCTGATTCAACGGCAGGCGGATGGAAAATTTGTCTTGCGTGACGAGGGGAGCAAGTCTGGCACCTTTGTGAATAAACAACGGGTCGTCGAACATACACTCCACAACGGGGATGAAATTATTTTGGGTGATTCGACGATTGCCGTGATTCGATTCCACTCCGTCGAAGCGGCGCCGATCAATCCACTGGCCAACACCATTCCAATTCAGCAGGTTCGCTCCGCAGGGATGCCAGCCGCGATTTCACTCAGCGGAACGCTGCCCCTCGAAACCAAAACCACCCATAAGCCTGCGGAAGCCAGTCCATCAGTTGAGATGCGGATCAATGACCGGCAAACCCGATTCCTCAACCTGGAATTGCTTCGCGAACAACTCAAGCGACCTGAAGGGACAAAGGTTGATCAGATTGTCCAGCGGCTCAGTAAATTGTATGAAATCACGCACACGCTGTTACCTGCCAAAAGCGTGCAAGAGTTGGTGGATAAATGGCTTGAAGCGATTTTTACCTGCCTTCCCTGTGAACGGGGTGCGATTTTGCTTCACAATTCAGAAACGGGAGAGTTTGAGCAGGTGGTTGCCCGCGACCGTGAAACCGGCAAATGTGGCCAGATTCATACCAGTTTCACCATCATCGAGCAGACGTTTCGTGAAAACGTGGCGGTCTTGTGCCGGGACGCAACCAGTGACGAACGGTTTGCCAGTCAGAAAAGCATTGTCATCCAAAATTTGCGCTCAGTCTTGTGTGCCCCGATTAGCTCAAACCTGCGGGTTTGGGGGGTTTGTTATCTCTATAACACCAAAGCCATTGCCCAGTTTAACGGCGAAGACCTGGAATTTCTGATGGCCACCGCCCGCGAAGCTGGCCTGGTGTTTGAAAATCTGCAACTGGTTGGTCATCTTGAAGCCCTGGTGGCTGAGCGGACCGCCGAAATTGTCCGGCAGGCTGAAGAAATCCAGCACAAAAACAACCATATTATGGACAGCATCCGCTATGCGGAGCGCATTCAACAGGCGATTCTTCCGCACGACCAGCGCGTCAGTCAGCTTTTTCCAGAGCATTTCATCCTGTTTCGGCCAAAGGATATTGTTTCGGGTGATTTCTACTGGGTCAATAAAATTGACGGAGTTGTGATTGCCGCCGTGGCAGACTGTACCGGGCATGGTGTTCCTGGCGCCTTAATGTCCATGATCGGCAACACTCTGTTGAATCAGATCGTGAACGAAAAGCGGATTTTGGATCCGGCGTTGATTCTGGAGCATCTGCACAACGGTATCCGGGAAGCGCTCCGCCAGGAACATGCCGAAAGCGAATCCCAGGATGGGATGGACCTCTGTTTGTGCCGAATTGAGCCAGGGCGGGTGGTCTTTGCCGGAAGTCGCCGCCCGCTCTATGTTGTACCCCGCCAACCAGACCAACCTGAACTCATTGAAATCAAAGGTGATCGGAAATCAATCGGCGGCATGCAAAAGGAAGATAAACGGGTGTTCACCAATCATGAATTTCGAGTCACCGAGCCGGTCATGCTGTATTTATCGTCCGATGGATTTGCCGACCAGCCCAGCGAACAGGGACAAAAATTTAGCACCAAACGCTTCCGGGAATTTTTAACCCGTTTGGCCCGGTACGCCGCCGACCGCCAGTATGAAATGATTGTCGCCGAACTCGAAGCCCATCAAGGAAATGAAGTCCAACGCGACGACCTGACCGTCGTTGGCATTTGTGTTGGGTGA